Genomic DNA from Parambassis ranga chromosome 5, fParRan2.1, whole genome shotgun sequence:
GCTAATGGTTGCTTCAGCAGCCATCGGAGGAACTCTGCAGTATGGATACAACCTGGCCATAATGAACGCTCCTACCACTGTAAGTTTGTGCGCGTAGtcaaatgtgtgtatatgtgtattaaAAAGCTGGTAAGTTGACATATAACACCAGCCTGGATGTATGTTTTGTTGTAAGTTGATACTgatggtgtttgtgttgcttgtgTGAGTGGTGTGGACCCTCTGTGCCTGTGTTTATTTCACAAATGGGTCACAGTGTAATTTGGCACAAATGAGAATTAGGTTACTTGTGTCAGTGATTAGTAATTGTTATTGTAACATATCCAGTTTGATATGCTGTAGCAGTGAACTCTGCCACAACACTGAATTCTTCACTGATTTATGAAGCTAAGCAGCTGCTTAGAAGAGAACAACAATTAATCAATGATGCAACTCACCAATTGATCTAAATAATACATGCTAAAGTGATATAGACCCTGACGATTTAGctcccagtcacacacactgattccTGATCAGGGGTAATAAGTGTCCATTTTAACTTCAGACTTTAATGGTTTactgtattttcctttttttctctcagtatATTCAAACCTTTATCAATGAGACATTCTGGGAGCGCTGGAACATCCAGCTGGAGGACTACCAAGTGACGCTGGTCTGGACAATCATTGTCTCCATCTTCTCGTTGGGAGGTTTGGCTGGAGCTCTCATCGCAGGACCAATGACAATACGCTTTGGGAGGTAGGATGGCACGGTGGTATGTGAACGCAGAGCGCATGTGCAGCTGGTTACAAATACAGATTTTCACTGCAACCTGCAGAGAGTGAATGATCAACCTGTAGGGATGACTGTATGAGACGATTGTTCATTTACTTTCCTCTTTCATGCATCACACGCATCAATCAacactaactaactaactaacaacATAAACAGTGATGTCTGTGTCTTTTCAGCCCAGCACACTGGATCTAAATGTGAATAATTTTCATATAACAGCACTATATGCAGACTGAATTTTGTCCTTCTTTGTCCCCCCAAAGGAAGAAATGTCTCCTCCTGAACAACATTTTTCTCATGAGTGCTGCACTCTTGGCACTGACAAGCAGAACTGCCAGATCCTTCGAGATGATCATTATCTCTCGTGTCCTGGTTGGAATAAATGCAGGTGTGTCAGTAAATTTGATTTCAGGAAAATTACTATCCAAGcagaagcaaaagaaaaaataaaaccaaaaactTGCTCCTGCAGGTATCAGCATGAACGTGCAGCCCATGTATTTTGGAGAAAGTGCTCCAAAGCACTTAAGAGGGGCCATCTCCCTGTCGTCAGCTGTCTTTACAGCCTTCGGTGTGGTGTTAGGACAGGTGGTCGGCCTCAGGTACGGTCACCCTGAGATTTGTCAAAATAGGCTAATCCTTTACTGAAAAGTGTGTTTTGTAGATCTAGAGGATATCCACAGTAACTCTCtggattatttatttaaagagagaTTTTGGGCAGTGAGCCGTGTTGGCAGTACCTTCTTGCCAGTAATGCCATTCCTGGCCTCATTCAGCTGATGACCCTGCCATGGTTCCCAGAGAGCCCCAGATACCTGCTCATTGACAGAGGGGACAAGGTGGCCTGTATTAATGGTAGGTGTGTCTGTCATTAGAATTTAACTGTTCTTCGTTTGAGTATCTTGGTGTATAGATATTTTTATTCCACATGTTTATGTCTGACAAGACAATCTGCAGTGTTGGTGTGTCTGGAGTTATCCATCATTTAGCATCAGCTCTGCCTGTGGAGCACAGAGGGAGGGTTTCATGAGTCACAATAAACCTTTCTTGTCTGGCAAATAGAAAACATACAGTTGAAAAGCAAAGAGCGGACATTTAAAGTGGTCTGCATGTTTCTCTCCTGATCCAGCACTGAGGCGTCTGCGAGGATGTGAGGTCCAGAGCACCGAGCTCGATGAGATCCTGCAAGAACAGGCTGAAACCAAAGGCATGAGACCAAGTCGGCCCTGGGAGCTGTTCACCGACCAGTCCGTGCGCtggcagctgatctctgtcatCATCATTAGCAGTGCCATGCAGCTCTGCGGTAATGACTCGGTAAGAAGAAGCCGCACACTCTCTGAAACGTGTTTTACTGCACCGTGTGCTGCATATTGTTATATAACCCATGATGATCAGTGTAAATGATCCTGGGGTACAGACACAGTATCAGGTGTTCTCCTGGCCAGTTTTCCCTCTGCTAACACTTGAGATGATCCATCAGCCTTTCTTTAAGTTCCTGTGGTCACATCAATAATGTATACTGGAGATGAAGCTTCCTATATGAGCATGAATATGTAAGAAGGCTTATTGTTTTTCGATGTGCACCGGTATAaacatgtccaagagtttaaatcgagacaACTATTGGACATgtctatgacctggatgaatgagagcatccacacaaACTGCTGTCATTGATGCTGTCAGGTAGTAGTTCAGTTTACTAAACCTGAACACAGGCAAACTCATAAGACAGATAAGTTAAataaaaggtgagctttaataaataaaacccACAAAGTCACATCTTACCCTTACAACGTAAAACACCCACACTATAACAAAGAAAAGACCCAAAGCTTCAGAGCTCTCATGTCTTCTGTTCTTCCTTCAGATTTACTTCTATGCATCGTATGTGTTCAAAGAGGCTGGAATATCTGATGATATGATCCAATATGTCACAATCGGCACAGGGACCTGTGAGTTCACAGCCTGCATAATGTGTGTAAGTATTCATCATTAAAGCGTGTTATGTAACCAGCTAGAGGCAGAGTGAGACTGTTGTTCGCATTGTTCGACCAGCTTTAATGCTGGATCAGGACTGGTgttgggggcaacagtggcacagtgggatagcagggttgtccaataaccggaaggttggtggttcaatcccaactcctccctagtcactgttgtgtgttcttgggcaagacacttcaccctagcctgtggcgcgccttgctagtcattgtatgacactgcttgtgcagcagccataacgaatttccctctgggattaatacagtatctaaaataaaaaaaaaaaaaaaaaaaagtacttaCAGTAGGTGTTAAACACATGGGTGAATGTAAAGTCTCAGGCCTCCCTGAATGATTTGTCTGGCAGTTTCTAATTTTGAAACTGATGATGCTTTTGCTTCATATTTTTAGAACCTGCTGATAGAGCGTAAAGGCAGAAGGTTCATGCTGATGGGAGGCTTCATCCTCATGACTGTCTGGGCTGTTGTCTTCACCATTGCTCTGTCATTTGAGGTGATTTACTTTACAAAGTCCCTGTTTCTCTGTGATTTATGTTTGTTATTGTactgaaaagacagaaaataacgAGTGTGGAATATCCAATAACAACTCAAGAAGATGCGTCAGTGTGACAGTCAGACCACTAGGTGGCGGTATAAGTCAACATTGAGAGTTAATATCTGACTGGACTGCTGTTTCCTTCCTTCCCAAATGTAAACAGCGCTATATATCTTGGATGTCGTACCTGAGCATGGGATGCATCTTCACATACATTCTCAGCTTTGGCATGGGACCAGGTCAGTCCTGACATTCTTTATAATcttatttcagtctgtgtgtggataAGAAACAGAATCAAATATGTAGAATCCCTGAATTATTTGAGCATTGGCAGTCTAAATAAAACTGTCTCTGCTAACGCTACAGcacaatatgtaaaaaaaaaaatatttgtactGATCCAAATGTTATTTCCCCAGCTGGAGTGACCGGCATCATTCCCACAGAGATCTTCAATCAGACCGCTCGGCCGGCAGCCTACATGATCGCTGGCTCCATGATGTGGATCAACCTGTTTATCATTGGAATGATCTTCCCATTTCTAGtggtcagtctgtctgtgtccaccagtcagcatctgtctgtgcacataacaaatgtacacactgacacacacacacacccacaagtCACATTGGGGTTTTGTTGTCTTTCCCCTGCAGAGCGAGCTGAGGGAGTACTGCTTTGTTCCTTTCGGAGTGGTCTGCCTGTTGTCTGCGCTGTACATTGGGATGTTCCTTCCTGAGACCAAGGGGAAGTCTCTGTCAGTCATCACACGTGAATTCTACCAGCTTAACTTCAAAAACCAGGACAAGCACGTTGAATCACAGACTCACGCTCAGTATCAGCTGGGAGAAGTGTGCCTGTCCACGGCCTTGTAGAGAGACTTTTATATTACAGCGTGCATTGCTCTGAcctgctgcactgcagtctgACAAGAACTCTCATATCAAAGACACATAGGGAGGCAGTGTTCTATGAAGAGAATGTTTATGTTCACAGATTCATATATAGAGACAGATGCAgtcatttctgtgtgtctgcctgttttcCTGCCTGCCTCGTTTACTTCTCTTACCccctgctgtcagctctgtgatACCTCAGTTCTCTGTTTTCGTTCTTTCTCTGACTCCTACTTCCTTTGGATTTATGTCTCAGTCTGTTTTTGTAAACTGGATTCAGGTTTTGTAAGTAAAATTTACTTTTGGTCTTTACACCATCTCTTTTGTCCGCTGTCTTAATTACAGTGAAATGTTCCAGTTTTGGATGTttaaagtacttctattctaCTTTAtcacaactaaacaaaacaacacactgtgtgagaaaTACATGCTGTGTGTATGATATCATTTTCCATATGTAACTGTACAATACACCtataatttatattttcatGAGAATGAGCTGTAAAAAcattatgcaatttccccattgtgggactaataaaggtttcttaatcttaattaaacAAAGAGCTTTTGTTTTTACGCCTCATTCTCCCAGACAAAGGGTTAAATAATCTCTAACCAGGTTGGTAGAgcttttcacacagacacacacacacacaaaccatcgACCTGTTGATCATAGTGGTGCCACAACAACTACCAAAGTAAAAAATGCTAcgggttgttgatgttgtcgaCATGTATGTTTGAACACTTTGCCTTTGCAGGAAAAAAGCTCTCCTTCTTAACAGCGTTGTTGGGATGACGGCTGCCATGCTCAAGTAAAATCTTACTGGGGAGATTTCTCTATGG
This window encodes:
- the slc2a11a gene encoding solute carrier family 2, facilitated glucose transporter member 11; this encodes MTRAGEQKSTSLTLVLMVASAAIGGTLQYGYNLAIMNAPTTYIQTFINETFWERWNIQLEDYQVTLVWTIIVSIFSLGGLAGALIAGPMTIRFGRKKCLLLNNIFLMSAALLALTSRTARSFEMIIISRVLVGINAGISMNVQPMYFGESAPKHLRGAISLSSAVFTAFGVVLGQVVGLREILGSEPCWQYLLASNAIPGLIQLMTLPWFPESPRYLLIDRGDKVACINALRRLRGCEVQSTELDEILQEQAETKGMRPSRPWELFTDQSVRWQLISVIIISSAMQLCGNDSIYFYASYVFKEAGISDDMIQYVTIGTGTCEFTACIMCNLLIERKGRRFMLMGGFILMTVWAVVFTIALSFERYISWMSYLSMGCIFTYILSFGMGPAGVTGIIPTEIFNQTARPAAYMIAGSMMWINLFIIGMIFPFLVSELREYCFVPFGVVCLLSALYIGMFLPETKGKSLSVITREFYQLNFKNQDKHVESQTHAQYQLGEVCLSTAL